The Ahaetulla prasina isolate Xishuangbanna chromosome 3, ASM2864084v1, whole genome shotgun sequence genome window below encodes:
- the ITPA gene encoding inosine triphosphate pyrophosphatase, with amino-acid sequence MAMIPAAGRSVVFVTGNVKKLEEVIQILGDSFPYKLVAKKIDLPEYQGEPDDISTQKCLEAAKQIQGPVIVEDTCLCFTALGGLPGPYIKWFLEKLKPEGLYKLLAGFEDKSAYALCTFAFSTGNPDDPVKLFKGQTQGHIVEPRGPRDFGWDPCFQPEGYTETYAELPKSVKNSISHRYKALKELSTYFVQHHNPAESQSCPS; translated from the exons ATGGCGATGATACCGGCAGCCGGCCGGAGCGTGGTGTTTGTCACCGGCAATGTTAAGAAACTGGAGGAG GTGATTCAGATTCTAGGTGACTCCTTTCCATACAAATTGGTTGCAAAGAAAATAGACT TGCCTGAGTACCAAGGGGAGCCTGATGATATTTCTACCCAGAAGTGCCTGGAAGCAGCTAAGCAG ATTCAGGGACCAGTTATAGTGGAAGATACCTGCTTGTGTTTCACTGCTCTTGGAGGTCTCCCAGGGCCATATAT aaaatggtTCCTAGAAAAGCTAAAGCCAGAAG GTCTCTACAAACTGTTAGCAGGATTTGAAGATAAATCTGCTTATGCTCTCTGCACCTTTGCTTTCAGCACTGGAAATCCAGATGATCCTGTAAAGTTATTCAAAGGCCAAACTCAA GGGCATATAGTTGAACCAAGAGGACCTCGAGATTTTGGATGGGATCCTTGCTTCCAGCCAGAAGGTTACACTGAGAC ATATGCTGAATTGCCCAAGTCTGTGAAGAACTCTATCTCTCATCGTTACAAAGCATTGAAAGAGCTGTCTACCTATTTCGTTCAACACCACAACCCAGCAGAGAGCCAATCTTGTCCTAGTTAA
- the METTL13 gene encoding eEF1A lysine and N-terminal methyltransferase isoform X1, with translation MEALRLLPRDTRDFASSEYWDRFFRKRGERAFEWYGEWSGLGPTLGRYLRLRDSILVVGCGNSELSEQLYDEGYHDIISVDINERVVKQMQERSTQLRPKMTYMVMDVLQMDFPDEHFKVVFDKGTLDALLTDGEETTLKRAERMFAEIGRVLQFGGRYLCVSLAQAHVLKAAVEYFSQEGWMVRVHQVPDQKTSTSEQEFALPVFVYVMTKIRPVPGSALCILELCTEAQEKPARFKNSEHLIDAVKERQHYSLLWNQLNKNSNVGTISLDLCSKDTGQARFTLHVVHSPKVKVSQDKQFAIFIIPQGRETEWLFGTEEGRKQLAMSAGFWRLVTVALHRNQHYDNMEAIQAELSEKVMELAPAGLRAQQQVPFLSVDGDIGIRTIQHSDTSPFSGEYVIEDVKGGGACYFRRLIFLSNRNIVQSEARLSSRVSHKGNKQKLKKKKKAAPSDHFKPEAETGCPAIDKSYLCCSHHRAMVAGLCLLKNPEALPKAQIHMLVIGLGGGSLPLFLHDYFLQCSVDVVEIDSAMLEVATRWFGFSPGDRLKIHIADGLVYVDNLTAKAPSSYDVIMFDVDSKDSTLGISCPPPAFVEKNLLQKVRTLLKTEGIFILNLVCRDILLQGSVLAALKETFPVLYTQKIEGEVNEIIFCQQQGKVKLSSRDLQEKAQILEKALQRPGQEWDSTYILADMLKTIKLV, from the exons ATGGAGGCGTTGCGGTTGCTGCCGAGAGACACCCGAGACTTCGCTTCGTCGGAGTATTGGGACCGATTCTTTCGGAAGCGAGGCGAGCGCGCCTTTGAGTGGTACGGGGAGTGGTCAGGACTCGGACCGACTTTGGGGCGGTATCTGCGCCTGCGGGACTCG ATTCTTGTTGTTGGCTGTGGTAATTCAGAACTAAGTGAGCAGCTCTATGATGAAGGCTATCACGATATCATCAGTGTGGACATTAATGAGCGGGTTGTTAAGCAGATGCAGGAACGCAGCACGCAACTGAGACCCAAAATGACTTACATGGTAATGGATGTACTGCAAATGGATTTCCCTGATGAGCATTTCAAGGTGGTGTTTGATAAAGGCACTCTTGATGCTCTCCTGACAGATGGAGaagaaactactctgaaaagAGCTGAAAGAATGTTTGCTGAAATTGGTCGTGTCTTGCAATTTGGGGGGCGTTACCTGTGTGTCTCCTTGGCTCAGGCACATGTATTGAAGGCAGCTGTGGAATATTTCTCTCAGGAAGGTTGGATGGTTCGAGTACATCAAGTCCCTGACCAGAAAACAAGCACCTCAGAGCAGGAATTTGCTTTGCCTGTCTTTGTTTATGTTATGACAAAGATAAGACCAGTCCCTGGCTCAGCTTTATGCATTTTGGAGCTCTGTACTGAAGCACAAGAGAAACCTGCCCGGTTCAAGAACAGTGAGCATCTAATTGATGCAGTGAAGGAGAGACAGCACTACTCTCTGCTGTGGAATCAACTCAATAAGAACTCCAATGTAGGGACCATCTCTCTGGATCTCTGCAGCAAAGACACTGGCCAAGCCCGGTTTACTTTACATGTAGTGCATAGCCCAAAGGTGAAAGTGTCACAGGACAAACAATTTGCCATCTTTATCA TACCACAGGGCAGAGAAACTGAGTGGCTCTTTGGGACGGAGGAGGGACGGAAGCAGTTGGCCATGAGTGCAGGATTTTGGCGTTTGGTAACTGTGGCCTTACATAGAAACCAACACTATGACAACATGGAAGCCATCCAGGCAGAACTGTCAGAAAAAGTGATGGAACTGGCCCCTGCTGGGCTTCGAGCCCAGCAACAG GTGCCATTTCTGTCTGTGGATGGAGACATTGGGATCCGTACCATCCAGCATAGTGATACTAGTCCTTTTAGTGGGGAGTATGTTATTGAAGATGTCAAAGGAGGTGGTGCTTGCTATTTCCGTCGCCTCATCTTCCTCAGCAACAGGAATATAGTGCAGTCAGAAGCAAGGCTTTCCTCCAGAGTATCTCACAAAG gTAACAAGCagaagctgaagaagaagaagaaagcagccCCTAGTGACCATTTCAAACCTGAGGCTGAAACTGGCTGTCCGGCCATTGACAAAAGTTACTTGTGTTGCTCTCACCACAGAGCTATGGTCGCAGGACTGTGCTTGCTGAAAAACCCTGAAGCTCTTCCAA AAGCCCAAATCCATATGCTTGTGATTGGCCTGGGTGGTGGcagccttcccctcttccttcatgACTACTTCTTGCAGTGCTCTGTTGATGTAGTGGAGATTGATTCTGCCATGCTGGAAGTAGCTACACGCTGGTTTGGTTTTTCACCAGGAGACAGACTCAAAATTCACATTGCGGATGGGTTAGTTTATGTTGACAATCTTACAGCAAAAG CTCCATCATCTTATGATGTAATAATGTTTGATGTGGACAGCAAGGACTCAACTTTGGGAATAAGCTGTCCACCACCAGCCTTTGTGGAGAAAAATTTGCTTCAGAAAGTCAGAACACTTTTGAAAACAGAAG GCATTTTTATTCTCAATCTGGTATGTCGAGATATCTTGCTTCAAGGGTCTGTTTTGGCTGCCCTCAAAGAGACTTTTCCCGTACTTTATACTCAGAAGATTGAAGGGGAAGTAAACGAGATCATCTTTTGCCAACAGCAGGGTAAAGTCAAATTATCTTCCAGAGACCTTCAAGAGAAAGCTCAGATTTTGGAGAAGGCACTTCAGCGACCTGGGCAAGAATGGGATAGCACTTATATCCTGGCAGATATGCTGAAAACAATAAAACTGGTTTGA
- the METTL13 gene encoding eEF1A lysine and N-terminal methyltransferase isoform X2: MQERSTQLRPKMTYMVMDVLQMDFPDEHFKVVFDKGTLDALLTDGEETTLKRAERMFAEIGRVLQFGGRYLCVSLAQAHVLKAAVEYFSQEGWMVRVHQVPDQKTSTSEQEFALPVFVYVMTKIRPVPGSALCILELCTEAQEKPARFKNSEHLIDAVKERQHYSLLWNQLNKNSNVGTISLDLCSKDTGQARFTLHVVHSPKVKVSQDKQFAIFIIPQGRETEWLFGTEEGRKQLAMSAGFWRLVTVALHRNQHYDNMEAIQAELSEKVMELAPAGLRAQQQVPFLSVDGDIGIRTIQHSDTSPFSGEYVIEDVKGGGACYFRRLIFLSNRNIVQSEARLSSRVSHKGNKQKLKKKKKAAPSDHFKPEAETGCPAIDKSYLCCSHHRAMVAGLCLLKNPEALPKAQIHMLVIGLGGGSLPLFLHDYFLQCSVDVVEIDSAMLEVATRWFGFSPGDRLKIHIADGLVYVDNLTAKAPSSYDVIMFDVDSKDSTLGISCPPPAFVEKNLLQKVRTLLKTEGIFILNLVCRDILLQGSVLAALKETFPVLYTQKIEGEVNEIIFCQQQGKVKLSSRDLQEKAQILEKALQRPGQEWDSTYILADMLKTIKLV; the protein is encoded by the exons ATGCAGGAACGCAGCACGCAACTGAGACCCAAAATGACTTACATGGTAATGGATGTACTGCAAATGGATTTCCCTGATGAGCATTTCAAGGTGGTGTTTGATAAAGGCACTCTTGATGCTCTCCTGACAGATGGAGaagaaactactctgaaaagAGCTGAAAGAATGTTTGCTGAAATTGGTCGTGTCTTGCAATTTGGGGGGCGTTACCTGTGTGTCTCCTTGGCTCAGGCACATGTATTGAAGGCAGCTGTGGAATATTTCTCTCAGGAAGGTTGGATGGTTCGAGTACATCAAGTCCCTGACCAGAAAACAAGCACCTCAGAGCAGGAATTTGCTTTGCCTGTCTTTGTTTATGTTATGACAAAGATAAGACCAGTCCCTGGCTCAGCTTTATGCATTTTGGAGCTCTGTACTGAAGCACAAGAGAAACCTGCCCGGTTCAAGAACAGTGAGCATCTAATTGATGCAGTGAAGGAGAGACAGCACTACTCTCTGCTGTGGAATCAACTCAATAAGAACTCCAATGTAGGGACCATCTCTCTGGATCTCTGCAGCAAAGACACTGGCCAAGCCCGGTTTACTTTACATGTAGTGCATAGCCCAAAGGTGAAAGTGTCACAGGACAAACAATTTGCCATCTTTATCA TACCACAGGGCAGAGAAACTGAGTGGCTCTTTGGGACGGAGGAGGGACGGAAGCAGTTGGCCATGAGTGCAGGATTTTGGCGTTTGGTAACTGTGGCCTTACATAGAAACCAACACTATGACAACATGGAAGCCATCCAGGCAGAACTGTCAGAAAAAGTGATGGAACTGGCCCCTGCTGGGCTTCGAGCCCAGCAACAG GTGCCATTTCTGTCTGTGGATGGAGACATTGGGATCCGTACCATCCAGCATAGTGATACTAGTCCTTTTAGTGGGGAGTATGTTATTGAAGATGTCAAAGGAGGTGGTGCTTGCTATTTCCGTCGCCTCATCTTCCTCAGCAACAGGAATATAGTGCAGTCAGAAGCAAGGCTTTCCTCCAGAGTATCTCACAAAG gTAACAAGCagaagctgaagaagaagaagaaagcagccCCTAGTGACCATTTCAAACCTGAGGCTGAAACTGGCTGTCCGGCCATTGACAAAAGTTACTTGTGTTGCTCTCACCACAGAGCTATGGTCGCAGGACTGTGCTTGCTGAAAAACCCTGAAGCTCTTCCAA AAGCCCAAATCCATATGCTTGTGATTGGCCTGGGTGGTGGcagccttcccctcttccttcatgACTACTTCTTGCAGTGCTCTGTTGATGTAGTGGAGATTGATTCTGCCATGCTGGAAGTAGCTACACGCTGGTTTGGTTTTTCACCAGGAGACAGACTCAAAATTCACATTGCGGATGGGTTAGTTTATGTTGACAATCTTACAGCAAAAG CTCCATCATCTTATGATGTAATAATGTTTGATGTGGACAGCAAGGACTCAACTTTGGGAATAAGCTGTCCACCACCAGCCTTTGTGGAGAAAAATTTGCTTCAGAAAGTCAGAACACTTTTGAAAACAGAAG GCATTTTTATTCTCAATCTGGTATGTCGAGATATCTTGCTTCAAGGGTCTGTTTTGGCTGCCCTCAAAGAGACTTTTCCCGTACTTTATACTCAGAAGATTGAAGGGGAAGTAAACGAGATCATCTTTTGCCAACAGCAGGGTAAAGTCAAATTATCTTCCAGAGACCTTCAAGAGAAAGCTCAGATTTTGGAGAAGGCACTTCAGCGACCTGGGCAAGAATGGGATAGCACTTATATCCTGGCAGATATGCTGAAAACAATAAAACTGGTTTGA
- the LOC131195007 gene encoding uncharacterized protein LOC131195007: MFLICDVLLSDKLKDKVDLKNTIYMKTMEISKLLAEKEELELKIQELTNKNIQLAKEKEKLCEQYEEKLSRKNHSDESGQLEKLRRENESLSCKVQKHAEEKAELLRENNDLKDELYRKTTLMSLMTLENKELQNKAEMVTFKNLELTDEKEAQA; this comes from the exons ATGTTCCTGATTTGTGATGTTCTTCTTTCagacaaactgaaagacaaagtAGATCTGAAGAACACCATTtatat GAAGACAATGGAAATATCAAAACTTCTGGCAGAAAAAGAGGAGCTGGAACTAAAAATTCAGGagcttacaaataaaaatatacaattggccaaagaaaaagaaaaactttgtgAACAGTATGAAGAAAAGCTGAGCAG GAAAAATCATTCAGATGAGTCTGGGCAGCTGGAAAAACTCAGACGAGAGAATGAGAGTCTCAGCTGCAAGGTGCAGAAACACGCTGAAGAAAAAGCAGAGCTCCTACGAGAAAATAATGACCTCAAAGACGAACTTTATCG AAAGACAACACTGATGTCATTAATGACATTAGAAAACAAAGAGCTCCAAAATAAGGCCGAGATGGTGACATTCAAAAATCTTGAACTGACGGATGAGAaagaggctcaagcttaa
- the LOC131193884 gene encoding uncharacterized protein LOC131193884, producing MEISKLLAEKEELELKIQELTNKNIQLAKEKEKLCEQYEEKLSRKNHSDESGQLEKLRRENESLSCKVQKHAEEKAELLRENNDLKDELYRKTTLMSLMTLENKELQNKAEMVTFKNLELTDEKEELCREYEERLWRETQLRKGCCTLLMGRDRMDQRPGSSECKRGAVSVCQTNADVAENKTEAQQDKMKPQMEYKLNEKWLKASVDNLKIKKSKEPGPNILRWLQQSLKVLKEDSSEQYTLPEWLKASISNLPKECAEASREDVNGWLEGSINHLQEEGPETCDLDVQGWLEASIIGIQHLLKSKSKFRRSQIKGMA from the exons ATGGAAATATCAAAACTTCTGGCAGAAAAAGAGGAGCTGGAACTAAAAATTCAGGagcttacaaataaaaatatacaattggccaaagaaaaagaaaaactttgtgAACAGTATGAAGAAAAGCTGAGCAG GAAAAATCATTCAGATGAGTCTGGGCAGCTGGAAAAACTCAGACGAGAGAATGAGAGTCTCAGCTGCAAGGTGCAGAAACACGCTGAAGAAAAAGCAGAGCTCCTACGAGAAAATAATGACCTCAAAGACGAACTTTATCG AAAGACAACACTGATGTCATTAATGACATTAGAAAACAAAGAGCTCCAAAATAAGGCCGAGATGGTGACATTCAAAAATCTTGAACTGACGGATGAGAAAGAGGAGCTCTGCAGAGAGTATGAAGAAAGACTGTGGAG AGAGACACAACTGAGGAAGGGCTGCTGCACCTTATTGATGGGCAGAGACCGGATGGACCAGAGACCTGGCAGCAGTGAGTGCAAAAGAGGCGCTGTGAGTGTCTGCCAAACAAATGCAGATGTTGCAGAAAACAAGACAGAAGCGCAACAAGATAAAATGAAGCCTCaaatggaatataaattaaatgagAAATGGCTGAAAGCTTCAGTGGACAacctcaaaataaaaaaatcgAAGGAACCCGGGCCAAATATCCTGAGGTGGCTTCAGCAATCGCTGAAAGTCCTGAAAGAGGATTCCTCTGAACAGTACACCCTGCCAGAATGGCTTAAAGCATCCATCAGCAACCTCCCGAAGGAATGTGCTGAGGCATCCAGGGAGGATGTGAATGGTTGGCTAGAAGGATCGATAAATCATCTCCAAGAAGAAGGGCCAGAAACCTGTGATTTAGATGTGCAGGGATGGCTTGAAGCATCTATTATAGGCATTCAACACCTACTAAAGTCCAAATCAAAGTTTCGACGAAGCCAAATAAAAGGGATGGCTTGA